The Echinicola rosea genome has a segment encoding these proteins:
- the pfkA gene encoding 6-phosphofructokinase translates to MESKAITKIGVLTSGGDAPGMNAAIRAVVRCAFYYNLEVFGIYRGYEGMIQNDIRQLDSSDIAYVLERGGTFLKSARSAEFRTPEGRKKAYENLQKHGINGLVVIGGDGSLTGAHLFYKEFGIPAIGLPGTIDNDLSGTDNTIGFDTACNTAIESIDKIRDTATSHDRLFFVEVMGRDSGFIAINAGIGSAAAATLIPEKKMPVEALIDRLNTRAKAKKQANVVIVAEGGKSGGALEISNKVKKYLPNYDIKVTILGHLQRGGSPTSYDRVLASKLGVSAVEGLMQGKCDVMAGVINNKVVYTPIKRAIVDDKEVDEEDFRVAKILST, encoded by the coding sequence ATGGAAAGTAAAGCAATAACTAAAATCGGTGTACTGACCTCAGGAGGTGACGCGCCGGGAATGAACGCAGCTATTCGTGCAGTAGTCCGTTGTGCTTTCTATTATAACCTAGAAGTTTTCGGGATCTACAGAGGATATGAAGGAATGATCCAAAACGATATCCGCCAACTGGACAGCTCTGATATCGCTTATGTACTGGAGCGGGGAGGCACCTTCCTCAAATCCGCCCGAAGTGCTGAGTTCAGAACTCCCGAAGGCAGGAAAAAAGCTTACGAAAACCTCCAGAAACACGGCATCAATGGCCTAGTGGTCATCGGGGGAGACGGCTCCCTTACTGGCGCCCACCTATTTTACAAAGAATTTGGTATCCCCGCTATTGGCTTGCCAGGAACCATTGACAATGATCTTTCGGGCACAGACAACACCATTGGCTTTGATACGGCATGCAACACGGCCATTGAGTCAATCGATAAGATCCGGGACACGGCCACCTCTCATGACCGACTTTTCTTTGTAGAAGTAATGGGGCGTGATTCTGGTTTTATCGCCATCAATGCAGGCATCGGCAGTGCTGCCGCAGCAACATTGATCCCCGAGAAGAAAATGCCGGTGGAAGCGTTAATAGACCGATTGAACACCCGTGCTAAGGCCAAAAAGCAGGCCAATGTGGTCATCGTGGCCGAAGGCGGTAAAAGTGGGGGCGCACTGGAAATTTCCAATAAAGTAAAAAAATACCTTCCCAATTACGACATCAAAGTCACCATCCTTGGCCACCTCCAACGTGGCGGATCTCCAACATCCTACGACCGTGTACTCGCCAGTAAACTTGGCGTATCTGCTGTCGAAGGACTAATGCAAGGAAAATGTGATGTCATGGCCGGTGTCATCAATAACAAAGTCGTCTATACCCCAATCAAAAGGGCTATAGTGGATGATAAGGAAGTAGATGAAGAAGATTTCCGTGTAGCAAAAATTCTCTCTACTTAA
- the priA gene encoding replication restart helicase PriA: MEDLFGDNIPHDVSAAPSTFADVILPVPIPRMFTYRVPGSMEKSIGIGHRVIVQFGQKKVLTGVIGKVHQKPPKDYQTKAILEVLDDQPVVNPLQIKFWFWMAEYYCCHIGEVMNAALPSGLKLSSESKIQLNPNFDPETSEFPIDDREQVILDALEKKSELTYEDCGKLLGIKSSYLIIKSLVIKEAVLVYEQVKDKYVPKVENRIKLKAPYATSKEALEALFEQVSKNPKQEEILLKYLQEIPVFHSPEINEKGLEKKIITDAGLSPSSLKTLIKNEVLEEFKVIVSRFDHLPIDDREIHLADFQEAGLSSIKEQFGQKQTVLLHGITGSGKTEIYIHLIREVLDSGSQVLLLLPEIALTTQIVGRLQKVFGSEMGIYHSKHSDNERVEVWQGVLSGRFSFVVGVRSAIFLPFDSLGMIIVDEEHEPSYKQFDPAPRFQARDAAIMLSWLHQSKTLLGSATPSYESFYNARTQKYGYVSLDQRFGEAQLPEFHIADILADKKKNLLKLDFTRIMREKIQEALDRQEQVLIFQNRRGYAPYMSCEECGWIPDCEHCDVNLTYHQYSEEMRCHYCGFKEKVPRACPACGSHKLTTVGIGTERLEESLSLLFPEARIGRMDLDTTRSKYAYQRIFDEFASGNLDILVGTQMITKGLDFDRVTVVGIIDADRILYFPDFRSGERAFQQITQVAGRAGRRNRQGHVIVQTRRPDNVVFEKIIQGNYPEFYLTEMAERKRFFYPPFVKNIKITTRHKEAKIAEKASRHLTNLLKEIAVKKIILGPERALIGKIKNQYLYDTYIKLDKAGNSPAIFKHEMKQLLFELNTQKEFKSVRFVVDVDPY; encoded by the coding sequence TTGGAAGACCTTTTTGGAGATAACATACCACATGATGTAAGCGCTGCCCCATCTACTTTTGCAGATGTGATCCTTCCTGTTCCGATCCCCAGGATGTTTACCTATCGAGTCCCTGGATCCATGGAAAAATCCATCGGCATTGGGCATAGAGTAATCGTACAGTTCGGACAAAAAAAAGTCCTTACGGGAGTCATCGGGAAGGTCCACCAAAAGCCCCCCAAAGATTACCAGACCAAGGCCATATTAGAAGTATTGGATGATCAGCCAGTCGTCAATCCCCTACAAATCAAATTTTGGTTTTGGATGGCCGAGTATTACTGCTGTCATATCGGAGAAGTCATGAATGCGGCACTCCCCTCAGGCCTGAAACTGAGCAGTGAAAGTAAAATCCAATTGAATCCGAACTTTGACCCGGAGACTTCTGAGTTTCCGATAGATGACCGAGAGCAGGTCATTTTGGATGCCTTAGAGAAAAAATCAGAACTTACTTATGAAGATTGCGGAAAGCTCTTGGGCATCAAATCCAGTTATCTCATCATCAAAAGCCTGGTCATCAAAGAAGCCGTGCTGGTATATGAGCAGGTCAAAGATAAATACGTTCCAAAAGTAGAGAACAGGATAAAGCTCAAGGCACCTTATGCCACTTCTAAAGAAGCTTTGGAAGCATTATTTGAACAAGTAAGTAAAAACCCCAAACAAGAGGAAATTCTCTTAAAATACCTCCAAGAAATCCCCGTTTTTCATTCACCGGAAATAAATGAAAAAGGGCTTGAGAAAAAAATCATTACCGACGCAGGTCTTAGTCCAAGCTCGCTCAAAACACTTATTAAAAACGAGGTTTTAGAAGAGTTTAAAGTGATCGTCAGCAGATTTGACCATCTTCCTATTGATGATCGTGAGATTCATCTGGCAGACTTTCAGGAGGCCGGTTTATCCAGTATCAAAGAGCAGTTTGGCCAAAAGCAGACCGTCCTCCTTCACGGCATCACAGGAAGTGGCAAAACAGAAATCTACATCCACTTGATCCGCGAAGTGCTGGACAGTGGCTCCCAAGTCTTGCTCCTGCTGCCCGAAATCGCATTGACGACACAGATCGTCGGCCGACTCCAAAAAGTCTTTGGCAGTGAAATGGGTATATACCATTCCAAACACTCCGACAATGAGCGTGTAGAAGTATGGCAGGGGGTATTGAGTGGACGATTTTCCTTTGTAGTGGGTGTCAGATCGGCCATTTTTTTGCCTTTTGACAGTTTGGGGATGATCATAGTCGATGAAGAGCATGAGCCATCCTATAAGCAATTTGATCCTGCTCCGCGGTTTCAGGCGCGGGACGCGGCCATCATGTTGTCTTGGCTTCACCAGTCCAAGACCCTTCTTGGAAGTGCGACGCCTTCCTACGAATCCTTCTACAATGCCCGCACCCAAAAGTACGGGTACGTTTCATTGGACCAGCGCTTTGGAGAGGCGCAATTACCGGAATTCCATATTGCGGATATCCTGGCGGACAAAAAGAAAAACCTGCTCAAGTTGGACTTTACCCGGATCATGCGCGAAAAAATCCAAGAAGCGTTGGATCGGCAAGAGCAGGTATTGATTTTTCAAAACAGGCGTGGCTATGCCCCTTATATGTCCTGCGAAGAATGCGGGTGGATCCCCGATTGTGAGCACTGCGATGTCAACCTCACTTATCACCAGTACAGCGAAGAAATGCGCTGCCACTACTGCGGATTTAAGGAAAAAGTGCCCCGTGCCTGCCCTGCTTGTGGAAGTCACAAACTGACGACCGTCGGTATCGGCACAGAGCGCTTGGAAGAAAGTCTGTCATTGCTCTTTCCTGAGGCCAGGATTGGAAGAATGGACTTAGACACCACAAGGAGCAAGTACGCTTATCAACGCATCTTTGATGAATTTGCATCGGGGAATTTAGATATTTTGGTGGGCACCCAGATGATCACCAAAGGGCTGGACTTTGACCGTGTCACGGTAGTAGGCATTATCGACGCAGACCGGATACTATATTTTCCGGATTTTCGCTCTGGTGAAAGGGCCTTTCAGCAAATCACTCAAGTGGCAGGCCGTGCGGGTAGGCGAAATCGCCAGGGACATGTGATCGTTCAGACCAGAAGACCTGACAATGTGGTTTTTGAAAAAATCATCCAAGGGAATTACCCAGAGTTTTACCTCACTGAGATGGCCGAAAGAAAGCGGTTCTTTTATCCACCTTTTGTCAAAAACATCAAAATCACCACACGGCATAAGGAAGCAAAGATTGCTGAAAAAGCTTCCCGTCACCTAACCAACCTACTCAAGGAAATCGCTGTGAAAAAAATTATCTTGGGACCAGAAAGGGCCTTGATTGGAAAAATCAAAAACCAATACTTATATGATACCTATATAAAGCTGGACAAGGCTGGAAATTCGCCGGCTATATTCAAACATGAAATGAAGCAGCTTCTCTTTGAGCTCAATACCCAAAAAGAATTTAAATCCGTCCGTTTTGTGGTAGATGTAGATCCATATTAG
- a CDS encoding thioredoxin domain-containing protein: protein MSQKANKLIHSQSPYLLQHAYNPVQWYPWGPEALKKAKQENKPIIVSIGYSACHWCHVMEHESFEDEATAAIMNKHFVCIKIDREERPDLDNIYMDAVQSMGLQGGWPLNVFLMPNQKPFYGGTYFPNANWKGLLQNIAEAYQKHFDELAKSAEGFGNSIKLKEREKYRLSNDESRLSPADLTHMAQKIASQMDSQWGGFNRSPKFPMPAVWDFVMQYATLKGDTALEGNVFFTLRKMCMGGIYDHLRGGFARYSVDSEWFAPHFEKMLYDNGQLLSLYAKAFQHSGDTLFKEKVNETVNWLQAEMFQEEGGFYAALDADSEGEEGKFYTWTYEELESIIGEEAWLYDLYNITPNGNWEKGVNILFQTHSYEEITRKHGFEQDQLALKLNEIKERLLKIRNLRTPPGLDDKVIAGWNGLTISGLVQSYWATENPLAKSLAIQNGTFILENMLHGDQLYRSYKNGKAYTPAFLEDYAAVIQGFIHLYPLTGDSHWLHNAKNLTEFVLEHFYDAEDGLFYFNNPDSETLIANKKEIFDNVIPSSNALMASILHQMGRYYYEDHYLTLARQLLGLMRTLLLSDPAFLSQWANLYLSELAGTPEIAIVGRGAKSIAQEIQQATPVLKVIAASETQTKDVPLLADKVADQNGNALIYVCFDKTCLRPVTTVAEAIDQFPKLN, encoded by the coding sequence ATGTCTCAGAAAGCCAATAAACTCATCCACAGTCAAAGCCCTTACCTGCTCCAACACGCCTACAACCCTGTCCAGTGGTACCCTTGGGGACCAGAGGCACTGAAAAAGGCAAAGCAGGAAAACAAGCCCATCATCGTCTCCATAGGCTACTCAGCCTGCCACTGGTGCCATGTAATGGAGCATGAGAGCTTTGAAGATGAAGCGACGGCAGCCATCATGAACAAGCACTTTGTATGCATCAAAATCGATCGGGAGGAGCGCCCTGACCTAGATAACATCTACATGGATGCCGTCCAATCCATGGGGCTACAAGGAGGATGGCCGCTCAATGTCTTCCTAATGCCAAACCAAAAACCTTTTTATGGCGGCACCTATTTCCCCAATGCCAACTGGAAAGGGCTACTTCAGAATATCGCAGAGGCGTATCAAAAGCACTTTGATGAACTAGCGAAAAGTGCAGAGGGATTTGGGAACAGTATTAAGCTAAAAGAAAGGGAAAAATACCGCCTCTCAAATGATGAAAGCAGGCTAAGCCCAGCGGACCTCACCCATATGGCACAAAAAATAGCCAGTCAGATGGATTCACAATGGGGTGGGTTTAACCGCTCTCCAAAATTCCCCATGCCCGCTGTTTGGGATTTCGTAATGCAGTATGCCACCTTAAAAGGAGATACTGCTCTGGAGGGCAATGTTTTCTTTACCTTAAGAAAAATGTGCATGGGAGGAATCTACGATCATCTAAGAGGAGGATTTGCCAGGTATTCGGTGGATAGTGAGTGGTTTGCTCCCCATTTCGAAAAAATGCTTTACGACAATGGCCAATTGCTGTCTCTTTATGCAAAAGCCTTCCAACACAGCGGAGACACATTGTTCAAAGAAAAAGTCAATGAAACTGTGAATTGGCTCCAAGCGGAAATGTTTCAGGAAGAAGGAGGATTTTATGCCGCCCTAGACGCCGACAGTGAGGGAGAAGAAGGGAAGTTTTACACGTGGACATACGAAGAATTGGAGAGCATTATTGGGGAAGAAGCATGGCTCTATGATCTTTATAACATCACACCTAATGGCAATTGGGAGAAAGGTGTCAATATTCTTTTCCAGACCCACTCTTATGAAGAAATCACCCGTAAACATGGATTTGAACAGGATCAGTTGGCTCTTAAACTAAATGAGATCAAAGAACGCCTTTTAAAAATCCGAAACCTACGTACGCCTCCCGGCTTGGATGACAAGGTGATTGCAGGCTGGAACGGTTTGACCATATCGGGTTTAGTACAGTCTTACTGGGCCACAGAAAACCCGCTGGCCAAGTCCCTGGCCATTCAAAATGGCACATTTATTTTAGAAAACATGCTGCATGGCGATCAGCTCTACCGTTCCTACAAAAACGGAAAAGCATATACACCAGCATTCTTGGAAGATTATGCAGCAGTCATTCAGGGATTTATCCATCTTTACCCACTGACTGGCGATAGTCATTGGCTTCATAATGCCAAAAACCTAACGGAATTTGTACTGGAACATTTCTACGATGCAGAGGATGGTCTTTTCTATTTTAACAACCCGGACTCTGAAACGCTCATTGCAAATAAAAAAGAGATTTTTGACAATGTAATTCCATCATCGAATGCCCTGATGGCCAGTATCCTCCACCAAATGGGCAGGTACTATTACGAAGACCATTACCTCACACTGGCAAGACAGTTACTAGGGCTGATGCGTACATTGTTACTTTCAGACCCCGCTTTCCTTAGCCAATGGGCAAATCTCTACCTATCAGAATTGGCCGGCACCCCGGAAATAGCCATCGTGGGCCGAGGTGCCAAGTCGATCGCCCAAGAAATCCAGCAAGCTACTCCCGTCCTAAAAGTAATCGCTGCATCAGAAACCCAAACAAAAGACGTCCCCCTTTTAGCGGATAAAGTAGCAGATCAAAATGGAAATGCCTTAATTTACGTTTGCTTTGACAAAACCTGCCTTCGCCCCGTTACGACAGTGGCCGAAGCAATTGACCAATTCCCAAAACTCAACTAA
- the tamL gene encoding translocation and assembly module lipoprotein TamL yields the protein MSRFFKYGLISWGIMLSSCGVTKYIPEDEQLYTGASLEITTEDKENVNDKTLEVIQSRLHEMIRPEPNSKFLGMRIGLWAHYKGTQEKPGFFNRFMNKKFGQEPVYFSQVNPSKTEELLLNRLENNGFFYASASSESTGKDKFLGMAYQVEVSRPYRLEEFSLEGDSLSIQKEINDILKETELIQDARFELQAFKDERARIDEALKLRGFYNFNADYLIFEADTNNYEERKFDLFLRLKAGVPKKAIVPYTVNDIRVYPNYSVEEEANAQDTTFIEDIAFIQDEVTFRPDLLEKYILIKKGQKYSSEQSRYTTNRLSGIGNYRYVNLRYEEVDSVTLDKGGKLDAGIYLSPLKKRSLRAELQGISKSNNFIGPSILLTYRNRNLFKGGETLNISASFGYETQIAGGDRTGLSTYDLGLSGDLIFPRVIFPSQIQDRFRYSVPKTKVSLGVQSINRIGLYRLNNVSTSYGYYWNANRFVYHEINPISLSVVSLSDVTPDFQAILDDNPFLAKSFEQQFIAGLNYTFNYNQLGDKFRTHKIFTGFSLDMAGNLIGAFDGKSTVEEPNRIFGMEYAQYVRGDLDFRYHLKLGEDQILATRLFGGVGVPYGNSISLPYVKQYSAGGPNSVRAFRIRSLGPGSYRPDSINNQSYFEQTGDIRLEGNIEYRFPIVPYLKGALFVDAGNVWLMNENEALPGGKFSGAWASELGVGTGIGLRIDIEFFVIRFDFASPLRKPWLPEGERWQKEFKPFNRDWRRENFIFNFAIGYPF from the coding sequence ATGAGTAGATTCTTTAAATACGGGCTGATAAGTTGGGGGATAATGCTTAGCTCATGCGGGGTTACTAAATATATTCCGGAGGATGAGCAGCTCTATACTGGGGCCTCTCTGGAAATCACGACAGAGGACAAGGAGAATGTAAATGATAAGACCCTTGAGGTGATACAAAGTCGCCTGCATGAAATGATCCGTCCAGAGCCTAACAGCAAGTTTTTGGGTATGCGAATAGGGCTCTGGGCACACTATAAAGGCACCCAGGAAAAGCCAGGTTTTTTTAACCGTTTTATGAATAAAAAATTCGGTCAAGAGCCTGTTTATTTTAGCCAGGTGAATCCCTCCAAGACAGAGGAGCTGTTATTGAACAGGTTAGAAAACAATGGTTTTTTTTATGCTTCTGCAAGCAGTGAGAGCACTGGGAAGGACAAGTTTTTGGGAATGGCTTACCAAGTGGAGGTCAGCCGCCCTTATCGTCTGGAAGAATTCAGTCTGGAAGGAGATAGTTTAAGTATACAAAAAGAGATAAATGATATCCTGAAGGAAACCGAGTTGATTCAGGATGCAAGGTTTGAATTGCAGGCGTTTAAGGACGAGCGAGCACGGATAGACGAAGCCTTAAAGCTAAGGGGCTTTTATAATTTTAATGCTGATTACCTGATTTTTGAGGCGGACACCAATAATTATGAAGAAAGGAAATTTGACTTGTTTCTCCGGTTAAAAGCCGGGGTGCCCAAAAAAGCCATTGTTCCTTACACGGTTAATGATATTCGGGTATATCCCAATTATTCTGTGGAGGAAGAAGCAAATGCCCAAGATACGACATTTATAGAAGATATTGCTTTTATACAAGATGAGGTGACCTTTAGACCAGATTTGCTAGAAAAGTACATCCTGATCAAGAAAGGACAAAAATACAGCTCCGAGCAGTCCAGGTACACCACAAACAGACTTTCGGGCATCGGGAATTACAGGTATGTGAATTTGCGATATGAGGAAGTGGATTCTGTGACATTGGATAAAGGAGGGAAGCTTGATGCAGGGATTTACCTTTCTCCACTAAAGAAAAGGTCCTTAAGGGCCGAGCTGCAAGGGATTTCTAAATCCAATAATTTTATTGGACCGTCCATTTTGCTTACGTATAGAAACCGAAACTTGTTTAAAGGAGGAGAGACCTTGAATATTTCAGCGAGTTTTGGGTACGAAACACAGATAGCAGGAGGGGATAGGACGGGTTTGAGTACCTATGACTTAGGGCTGAGTGGAGATTTGATTTTTCCTCGAGTGATCTTTCCTTCCCAAATTCAGGATAGGTTCAGGTATTCTGTGCCTAAGACCAAGGTAAGCCTAGGTGTGCAGTCGATCAATCGGATCGGACTTTACAGGCTAAACAACGTGTCCACGAGTTACGGGTATTATTGGAATGCCAACAGGTTTGTTTATCATGAAATAAATCCCATCAGCTTAAGTGTTGTGAGCTTGTCTGATGTGACGCCCGATTTTCAAGCGATTCTGGATGACAACCCTTTTTTGGCTAAGAGTTTTGAGCAGCAGTTTATTGCAGGGCTTAATTATACGTTTAACTATAATCAACTGGGAGACAAGTTTAGGACCCATAAGATTTTTACAGGGTTTTCGCTGGATATGGCCGGTAATCTGATAGGGGCTTTTGACGGAAAAAGTACAGTGGAGGAGCCCAACAGGATTTTTGGGATGGAATATGCCCAGTATGTCCGTGGTGATCTGGACTTTCGATACCACCTGAAATTGGGAGAAGATCAGATTTTGGCTACTCGGCTATTTGGAGGAGTGGGTGTTCCTTATGGGAATTCTATTTCCTTGCCATACGTGAAGCAGTATTCTGCTGGTGGTCCCAATAGTGTCAGGGCTTTTAGGATCCGTTCATTAGGGCCGGGGTCGTATCGACCCGATTCGATCAACAACCAATCTTATTTCGAGCAGACAGGTGATATCAGGCTAGAGGGAAACATCGAGTACCGTTTTCCTATAGTGCCTTACTTGAAAGGAGCACTATTTGTCGATGCTGGTAATGTGTGGTTGATGAATGAAAACGAGGCATTACCAGGAGGTAAGTTTTCCGGCGCTTGGGCAAGTGAACTTGGCGTAGGCACCGGAATAGGTCTTAGGATCGATATTGAGTTTTTTGTGATCAGGTTTGATTTTGCTTCTCCCTTACGGAAACCCTGGCTGCCAGAAGGAGAGCGGTGGCAAAAAGAGTTTAAGCCATTTAATCGAGACTGGAGAAGGGAAAACTTTATCTTTAACTTTGCTATAGGTTATCCATTCTAG
- a CDS encoding GSCFA domain-containing protein produces the protein MQLQTNFDIPLHPYPIKHSSMVMTIGSCFSTVIGQKLKERKFKVLDNPFGTLFNPFSLCQLIDLSLGTHDFPEALFLEHDGRYLHHACHSSISGNTKQELKKQLEAQCHATNETLASASWLIITFGTAHVYEHLGTGMIVSNCHKQPAKEFGKKSLSVDEIKRSFAKTYASLKEINPEINITLTVSPVRHIKDGIPENQLSKSILRVACDELVNAHKNLHYFPSYEIMMDELRDYRFYKDDLIHPSTQAEAYIWKKFSQSCLSPASREQAENIMTIKKALAHRPFNPNGTAHKKFLQNLLKKMEQMPAEFDFTKEIKQVNDQLLSF, from the coding sequence ATGCAGTTACAAACCAATTTTGACATTCCACTTCACCCCTATCCCATTAAGCATTCCTCTATGGTAATGACGATTGGATCTTGTTTCTCCACTGTTATTGGTCAAAAACTAAAAGAGCGAAAATTCAAGGTACTGGACAATCCTTTTGGTACACTTTTCAATCCATTTTCATTGTGTCAACTCATCGATTTGTCTTTGGGAACACACGACTTTCCTGAGGCACTTTTTTTGGAACATGACGGCAGGTACCTCCATCACGCCTGTCATTCTTCTATCTCCGGAAACACAAAACAAGAACTTAAAAAACAATTGGAAGCCCAGTGCCACGCTACCAATGAAACGCTAGCCAGCGCGTCTTGGCTGATCATTACTTTTGGCACTGCTCATGTCTATGAGCACTTAGGTACCGGAATGATCGTATCTAACTGTCACAAGCAGCCCGCAAAGGAATTCGGAAAGAAGTCCCTTTCAGTGGATGAGATCAAACGGTCTTTTGCTAAAACTTACGCCAGCTTAAAAGAAATAAACCCCGAAATAAATATTACACTGACTGTCAGCCCTGTAAGGCACATCAAAGATGGCATTCCCGAAAATCAACTCAGCAAATCCATCTTAAGGGTAGCCTGTGACGAACTTGTCAATGCCCATAAAAATCTTCATTATTTCCCCAGCTATGAAATTATGATGGATGAACTCAGGGATTATCGTTTTTATAAAGACGATCTCATCCACCCATCCACACAAGCGGAAGCGTACATCTGGAAAAAATTCTCCCAGAGCTGCCTCTCCCCTGCCTCCCGGGAGCAAGCCGAAAATATTATGACCATCAAAAAGGCCTTGGCTCACAGGCCATTTAACCCCAATGGGACCGCCCATAAAAAGTTCCTCCAAAATCTTCTAAAGAAAATGGAACAAATGCCCGCTGAATTTGATTTCACCAAAGAGATCAAGCAGGTAAATGACCAGCTTTTATCTTTTTAA
- the rpsR gene encoding 30S ribosomal protein S18: protein MTLKNEPINREQNKKKYCRFKKMGIKYIDYKDPNFLLKFVNEQGKILPRRLTGNSAKYQRKVANAIKKARHLALLPYVTDGLK, encoded by the coding sequence ATGACACTTAAGAACGAACCCATCAACAGAGAGCAAAATAAGAAAAAGTACTGCCGATTCAAGAAAATGGGCATCAAGTACATCGATTACAAAGATCCTAACTTCTTATTGAAGTTTGTAAATGAGCAAGGTAAAATCCTTCCTAGAAGACTTACGGGAAACTCTGCGAAATACCAGAGAAAAGTGGCCAACGCCATCAAGAAAGCCAGACATTTGGCCTTGTTACCTTATGTAACTGACGGATTGAAATAA
- a CDS encoding methylglyoxal synthase, with protein MRIALIAHDGKKADMVHFLSGFKDRLLGADIRLFATGTTGSHIERAGFDVEKLMSGPYGGDAQIAAMAAEKKLDLVIFFRDPLDKHPHEPDVQMLMRICDVHNIPLATNLASAKLMFKQITTDLHNGK; from the coding sequence ATGAGAATAGCTTTAATCGCCCATGACGGAAAAAAAGCTGACATGGTACACTTTCTAAGTGGCTTTAAAGACAGGCTCTTAGGAGCAGACATACGCCTATTTGCCACTGGAACGACAGGTTCACATATCGAACGCGCTGGCTTTGACGTGGAGAAACTCATGTCGGGTCCCTATGGTGGTGATGCCCAAATAGCGGCCATGGCGGCAGAAAAGAAGCTCGACCTGGTTATATTTTTCAGGGATCCGTTGGACAAACATCCTCATGAACCAGATGTACAAATGCTGATGCGGATCTGTGATGTACACAATATTCCCTTGGCCACCAACCTGGCCTCTGCAAAACTGATGTTCAAACAAATAACGACCGATTTACACAATGGAAAGTAA
- the rplI gene encoding 50S ribosomal protein L9, giving the protein MDVILKTDIKGLGYKNDLVTVKSGYGRNYLIPQGFAVLATTSNKRILEENIKQAAHKAEKIKTAAEELAAKIEGIKLEIKAKIGDSGKIFGKVTTLQISDALAEKGLEVDRKKIAISTPVTGAGEYVAEVDLHREVKTEVKFEVVAE; this is encoded by the coding sequence ATGGACGTTATCTTAAAAACAGACATAAAAGGACTTGGCTATAAGAATGATCTTGTTACTGTAAAATCAGGATACGGAAGAAATTACCTGATCCCTCAAGGTTTTGCGGTATTGGCCACTACCTCTAACAAGAGAATCCTTGAAGAAAATATCAAGCAAGCCGCTCACAAAGCTGAGAAAATCAAAACTGCAGCTGAAGAGCTCGCAGCTAAGATCGAAGGTATCAAACTGGAAATCAAAGCCAAAATCGGCGATTCCGGAAAAATATTCGGTAAAGTAACTACACTGCAAATCTCCGACGCCCTTGCCGAAAAAGGTCTGGAAGTAGATAGAAAGAAAATCGCTATCAGCACTCCTGTAACAGGTGCCGGTGAATATGTAGCTGAAGTGGATCTTCACAGAGAAGTGAAAACCGAGGTTAAATTCGAAGTAGTAGCTGAATAA
- the rpsF gene encoding 30S ribosomal protein S6, protein MFQRNYETVFILTPVLSDVQMKDTVDKFVNLLKEEGAEIINVENWGLKKLAYPIEKKSTGFYVMVEFKSLPTLIKKFEIEIRRDEKVMRFLTTVLDKHAIAYAERRRKGEFNKKTETKEEAAK, encoded by the coding sequence ATGTTCCAAAGAAATTACGAAACGGTATTCATTTTAACTCCCGTTTTGTCTGATGTTCAGATGAAGGATACCGTTGACAAGTTTGTGAACTTGTTAAAAGAAGAGGGGGCAGAAATTATTAATGTTGAAAATTGGGGTCTTAAGAAGCTGGCCTATCCAATCGAGAAGAAAAGCACTGGTTTCTACGTAATGGTAGAATTCAAGAGCTTGCCTACTTTGATCAAGAAGTTTGAGATCGAGATCAGAAGGGACGAGAAAGTAATGCGTTTCTTGACCACTGTTTTGGATAAGCATGCTATTGCCTATGCCGAGAGAAGAAGAAAAGGTGAATTCAACAAAAAAACTGAAACTAAAGAGGAGGCTGCAAAATGA